In a genomic window of Aricia agestis chromosome 2, ilAriAges1.1, whole genome shotgun sequence:
- the LOC121739990 gene encoding cuticle protein 1-like, with product MRFLVAFVALIGYASASAIVSPLLLGANAGDVQAAAIDATVAARDAVRAVGESQARAAEAVLQHNTEAVRAVAETNRDIHENAYWNGVAASQNLVAAAQSQAAALDGVAASVRAAAIANPLAYAAPLGWAGAVPVAPYGLGVHGLGVHGLGLRAW from the exons ATGAGATTTCTG GTAGCTTTCGTCGCCCTTATCGGCTATGCCTCGGCTAGCGCCATCGTCTCCCCTCTGCTCCTAGGAGCGAACGCGGGAGACGTGCAGGCCGCGGCCATCGACGCGACGGTAGCCGCCCGGGACGCTGTGCGCGCCGTCGGCGAGAGCCAGGCCCGCGCCGCCGAGGCAGTGCTGCAGCACAACACCGAGGCAGTCCGCGCCGTCGCCGAGACCAACCGTGACATCCACGAGAACGCCTACTGGAACGGAGTCGCCGCCTCCCAGAACCTCGTCGCCGCCGCCCAGTCCCAGGCCGCCGCCCTCGACGGAGTCGCCGCCAGCGTCCGCGCCGCCGCCATCGCCAACCCCCTGGCCTACGCTGCTCCCCTCGGTTGGGCCGGCGCCGTCCCCGTCGCTCCCTACGGCCTCGGCGTCCACGGCCTCGGCGTCCACGGGCTCGGCCTCCGCGCCTGGTGA